From the genome of Bordetella sp. H567, one region includes:
- a CDS encoding GNAT family N-acetyltransferase, with protein sequence MPPTDTESPLVRRLTAEDAAAFHALRLHALQESPTAFGANLEDERRYTPEVVAGWIAPLDPARGGGVGAFHGATLVGMACVRRAAGETEGHKASLVSVYVAPAHRGAGISAHLINAAIELARDMPGVRRINLSVTVGNTAALALYRRLGFEIYGREKEALYVAGAYHDEYLMTMAPRGLAYAAVGEEDFDVLADLRIAAMRESLERVGRFDPERARQRLRATYAPRDTLAILLDGTRIGFYTLRRDDGALKLDHLYIAPGHQGMGLGAAVLRRIFERADALGVPVRLGALRDSASNRFYQRHGFVQTGEDAWDIYYERAPGAPGGSGLDAGASA encoded by the coding sequence ATGCCGCCCACTGACACCGAATCCCCACTTGTCCGCCGCCTTACCGCCGAAGACGCGGCTGCCTTCCACGCGCTTCGCCTGCATGCCTTGCAGGAATCCCCCACCGCCTTCGGCGCGAACCTGGAAGACGAACGGCGGTACACGCCCGAAGTCGTCGCGGGATGGATCGCGCCGCTCGATCCCGCACGCGGCGGCGGCGTCGGCGCCTTCCACGGGGCGACGCTGGTCGGAATGGCATGCGTCCGGCGCGCGGCGGGCGAAACGGAAGGCCACAAGGCGTCGCTGGTCTCGGTGTACGTGGCGCCGGCCCATCGCGGCGCCGGGATCTCGGCGCACCTGATCAACGCCGCGATCGAACTGGCGCGCGACATGCCAGGGGTGCGGCGGATAAACCTGTCGGTGACCGTCGGCAACACGGCGGCACTGGCGCTCTATCGGCGCCTGGGCTTCGAAATCTATGGGCGCGAGAAGGAAGCCCTGTACGTCGCCGGCGCGTACCACGACGAATACCTGATGACGATGGCACCACGGGGGCTGGCCTACGCCGCCGTGGGAGAAGAGGATTTCGACGTGCTGGCGGACCTGCGGATCGCCGCGATGCGCGAGAGCCTGGAACGCGTGGGACGCTTCGACCCGGAGCGCGCCCGGCAGCGACTGCGGGCGACGTACGCGCCGCGAGACACGCTGGCCATCCTGCTGGACGGGACGCGTATCGGGTTCTACACGCTGCGGCGGGATGACGGCGCGCTGAAGCTGGATCACCTGTACATCGCACCCGGCCACCAGGGCATGGGCTTGGGCGCGGCGGTCCTGCGGCGCATCTTCGAGCGCGCCGATGCGCTGGGGGTGCCGGTGCGGCTGGGTGCGCTGCGCGACAGCGCCTCGAACCGCTTCTACCAGCGGCACGGCTTCGTGCAGACGGGCGAAGATGCCTGGGATATCTATTACGAACGCGCGCCGGGGGCGCCCGGCGGCTCGGGCCTGGACGCCGGCGCATCGGCATAG
- a CDS encoding arginine/lysine/ornithine decarboxylase has translation MKFRFPIVIIDEDYRSENASGLGIRALASAIEAEGVEVLGVTSYGDLSSFAQQQSRASAFILSIDDEEFDVDSPEDVASAIKNLRTFIGELRFRNADIPIYLYGETRTSQHIPNDILRELHGFIHMFEDTPEFVARHIIREARAYVDGLPPPFFRELVKYAQDGSYSWHCPGHSGGVAFLKSPVGQMFHQFFGENMLRADVCNAVDELGQLLDHTGPVAESELNAARIFHADHCYFVTNGTSTSNKVVWHANVAAGDVVVVDRNCHKSILHAITMTGAIPVFLRPTRNHLGIIGPIPIEEFEPESILKKIEANPFAREAKDKKPRILTLTQSTYDGVIYNVEMIKAKLGDYVDTLHFDEAWLPHAAFHEFYQDMHAIGQGRPRSDSAMVFATHSTHKLLAGISQASQIIVQESKTRKLDRNIFNEAYLMHTSTSPQYAIIASCDVAAAMMEPPGGTALVEESIREAMDFRRAMRKVESEFGRNDWWFKVWGPNRLVSDGIGNRDEWLLESGDHWHGFGDIADGFNMLDPIKATIITPGLDISGSFGETGIPAALVSKYLTEHGVVVEKTGLYSFFILFTIGITKGRWNTLLTALQQFKDDYDRNQPMWRILPEFCRDHRQYERIGLRDLCQQIHEAYRESDVARLTTEMYLSDMVPALKPSDAFARMAHRQVERVAIENLEGRVTGVLLTPYPPGIPLLIPGERFNRTIVQYLQFARAFNERFPGFETDIHGLAEDVDDDGQVRYYVDCLKEEQTR, from the coding sequence ATGAAATTCCGGTTTCCCATTGTCATCATCGATGAAGATTATCGTTCCGAGAACGCCTCGGGGCTGGGCATACGCGCGCTCGCGTCGGCGATCGAGGCCGAAGGCGTGGAAGTGCTGGGCGTCACGAGCTATGGCGACCTGAGCTCCTTCGCGCAGCAGCAAAGCCGGGCCAGCGCCTTCATCCTGTCGATCGACGATGAGGAGTTCGACGTCGATTCGCCGGAAGACGTGGCCAGTGCCATCAAGAACCTGCGGACCTTCATCGGCGAGCTGCGCTTTCGCAACGCCGACATCCCCATTTATCTGTACGGCGAGACGCGCACGTCGCAGCACATCCCCAACGACATCCTGCGCGAACTGCACGGCTTCATCCACATGTTCGAGGACACGCCGGAATTCGTCGCGCGCCACATCATCCGCGAGGCGCGCGCCTACGTGGACGGCCTGCCGCCGCCCTTCTTCCGCGAACTGGTCAAGTACGCGCAGGACGGTTCGTATTCCTGGCACTGCCCGGGGCACTCGGGCGGCGTGGCTTTCCTGAAGAGCCCGGTGGGCCAGATGTTCCACCAGTTCTTCGGCGAGAACATGCTGCGCGCCGACGTCTGCAATGCCGTTGACGAACTGGGCCAGCTGCTGGACCACACCGGCCCCGTGGCGGAATCGGAGCTGAACGCCGCGCGCATCTTCCACGCCGATCATTGCTACTTCGTCACCAACGGCACGTCGACCTCCAACAAGGTCGTGTGGCACGCCAACGTCGCCGCCGGCGACGTGGTGGTGGTGGACCGCAACTGCCACAAGTCCATCCTGCACGCCATCACGATGACGGGCGCGATTCCCGTCTTCCTGCGCCCCACGCGCAACCACCTGGGCATCATCGGGCCCATTCCCATCGAGGAATTCGAGCCCGAGAGCATCCTGAAGAAGATCGAGGCGAACCCCTTCGCGCGCGAGGCGAAGGACAAGAAGCCGCGCATCCTGACGCTGACGCAAAGCACCTATGACGGGGTGATCTACAACGTCGAAATGATCAAGGCGAAGCTGGGCGACTACGTCGACACGCTGCATTTCGACGAAGCGTGGCTGCCGCACGCGGCCTTCCACGAGTTCTACCAGGACATGCACGCCATCGGGCAGGGACGCCCGCGCAGCGATTCCGCCATGGTGTTCGCCACGCACTCCACGCACAAGCTGCTGGCCGGCATTTCGCAGGCGTCGCAGATCATCGTGCAGGAATCCAAGACCCGCAAGCTGGACCGCAACATCTTCAACGAAGCCTATCTGATGCACACGTCGACGTCGCCGCAATACGCGATCATCGCGTCCTGCGACGTCGCGGCCGCCATGATGGAGCCGCCCGGCGGCACGGCCCTGGTCGAGGAAAGCATCCGCGAGGCCATGGATTTCCGCCGCGCCATGCGCAAGGTGGAGTCTGAGTTCGGCCGCAACGACTGGTGGTTCAAGGTCTGGGGCCCCAACCGCCTGGTGTCCGACGGCATCGGCAACCGCGACGAATGGCTGCTGGAGTCGGGCGATCACTGGCACGGCTTCGGCGATATCGCCGACGGCTTCAACATGCTGGACCCCATCAAGGCCACCATCATCACGCCGGGCCTGGATATTTCCGGCAGTTTCGGTGAAACGGGCATTCCCGCCGCCCTGGTCTCCAAGTACCTGACCGAACACGGTGTGGTGGTCGAAAAGACCGGGCTGTATTCCTTCTTCATCCTGTTCACCATCGGCATCACCAAGGGACGCTGGAACACCTTGCTGACGGCCTTGCAGCAGTTCAAGGATGACTACGACCGCAACCAGCCGATGTGGCGCATCCTGCCGGAATTCTGCCGCGACCACCGCCAGTACGAGCGCATCGGCCTGCGCGACCTGTGCCAGCAGATACACGAAGCCTATCGCGAGAGCGACGTGGCGCGGCTCACCACCGAGATGTACCTGAGCGACATGGTGCCGGCGCTCAAGCCGTCCGATGCGTTCGCGCGCATGGCGCACCGCCAGGTGGAACGCGTGGCCATCGAAAACCTGGAAGGGCGTGTCACCGGCGTGCTGCTGACCCCGTACCCGCCGGGCATCCCGTTGCTGATCCCGGGCGAACGCTTCAACCGCACCATCGTGCAGTATCTGCAATTCGCGCGCGCCTTCAACGAACGTTTCCCGGGCTTCGAAACCGACATCCACGGCCTGGCGGAGGACGTGGACGACGATGGCCAGGTGCGCTATTACGTCGATTGCCTGAAGGAAGAGCAGACCCGCTAG